In the genome of Pseudomonas fluorescens, the window GGGCGGGTCATCATGCCCGAGCCGATGGTCTGCCGAAAATCCTTGGCCGAGGCGCGGTCCAGGCGTGCGCCGCTGATCAGGCGGTCACGGTCGGCGGCGTACCAGGTCAGTTCGCCGAACACACCGTAGTTATGGAAGTCGGCATCCTTGGTGTAGGGCAGGTTCTTGTAGGTGTCGACGCCCATGGCGCCGCGCTGGCGATGTTCGTTGGTCTGCGCGTCGATACCGCTGATCAGCTGCACATCAGCCCAGCGCCAGGTGGCCTTGACCCGGGCGCCGAGGGTGCGGCGGTCGACGTTGGAGGCCATGGGGCCGGCCATCATCCCGGTACCGGACGGCGTGCGCAGGGTGTAGTTGTCCATCACGTGGTCGGCGTAGTTGTAGTAGATCTGCGCTTCGACCTTGTCCAGCACCTCGCCGATATTGGACTGCTCGAACCGCAGGCCGAGGCTTTCACGCAGGAACTGCGAACCGTCCATGCCGCGCCCGGCGTAGCGGGCTTCACCATCGCCACGGCCGGCGGTCAGCTCCAGCAAGGTGTCGGCATTCGGCGTCCAGCCGACGGCCACGTCGCCGTTCCATTTGTCATAGCGCGACGCCACGGTGTCGTTGTTGCCGTCCTGGTAGTCGTCGGAGTGCGCGGTGTTGCCGATGACCCGCACGTAACCCGACTGACCGCCGGCTGCGGCGTCCACCAGTTTGTCGAAGCGGCCGTAGGAGCCGGCCAGCACGCTGGCGTTGACCCGTGTGCCGAGTTCGCCGAAGTGCTCCGGCTCGCGGTCGAACAGGATAGTGCCAGCCGAGGAACCCGGTCCCCACAGCACGGTTTGCGGGCCCTTGATTACGGTGAGTTTGTCGTAGGTTTCCGGCGAGATGTAGGAAGTCGGGGCGTCCATCCGGCCCGGGCAGGCACCGAGCATCATGCCGCCGTTGGTGAGGATGTTCAGCCGCGAACCGAACATGCCGCGCAGCACCGGGTCACCATTGGTGCCGCCGTTGCGCACCATGGCAAAGCCGGGGATGGTTTTCAGGTAATCGGCGCCATCGCTGGCCGGCACCGGTTGGCGCGGGTCCTTGGGATTGGTGACGATGGTCAATGGAGAACTGGGCGCAACGGCGGTAATCACTGTCGGGCTCAGTTCTTCAGTGTGACCGGAGTGTTCATCGGCCAGCGCAGAAGGCGCCAGCAAAGCACCGCACAGGATCGCGGTGGTGTGCCTGAAACGAGCGCTGGATTCGTTCAGGGCAAAAGAGGCTTGGGCAGGGCTCAAGCACGGGACAGCGGAAAACCTGGACATGACAATTTCCATCGAACAGTCGTAAACGACACGGCCGGCAGCCTGCACAATCCATGTGGGAGTGAGCGTTGGCTGTCTTGCGGACCGTGCGAAATCAGAAGTGAGTGTTTACGCGACGATGGGCGGGGCGCGGGTACGGGCGCCGGGGAAGAAGGTTTGCCGGGCATGGCCCTGGCGCGCAGAGGGTGTGGTGAAGGTATTGACGGGCGGGATGACGAAGTTGGCGAAAGACACGCCACCGGTCAGCGCCGGGCAATTGAACAGCAGGCTGCAATAGCCGCACTTTTCCCATAGCACATGGTGCCCGGGGGCTGGCGGGCAATGCTCGGCGGTGGCTTGCGTGGCTTGCGTGGCATGGTCGGCATGCTCCATCGCCGACATGTCCATGCTCATACCCGCAGGCATGGTCATCGACATGGCGCGCGAATCCATCGGCATCGACTGAGAAATCAGTGGACCGATAAAGATCATCAGCATGGCGAACAGGCTGATCCAGCTGCCGCGTGTCAGGCTCAATGCCTGATTGCGTGACCTGGATGACCTGGCGCTAAGCGGGCGCATGGGCGTATTCAGCGCAGGAGGTTATTGCGCGTGCTTGTGTTCTTGCATGGCGTCCGGCGCCTGCTTCTGC includes:
- a CDS encoding TonB-dependent copper receptor, whose translation is MSRFSAVPCLSPAQASFALNESSARFRHTTAILCGALLAPSALADEHSGHTEELSPTVITAVAPSSPLTIVTNPKDPRQPVPASDGADYLKTIPGFAMVRNGGTNGDPVLRGMFGSRLNILTNGGMMLGACPGRMDAPTSYISPETYDKLTVIKGPQTVLWGPGSSAGTILFDREPEHFGELGTRVNASVLAGSYGRFDKLVDAAAGGQSGYVRVIGNTAHSDDYQDGNNDTVASRYDKWNGDVAVGWTPNADTLLELTAGRGDGEARYAGRGMDGSQFLRESLGLRFEQSNIGEVLDKVEAQIYYNYADHVMDNYTLRTPSGTGMMAGPMASNVDRRTLGARVKATWRWADVQLISGIDAQTNEHRQRGAMGVDTYKNLPYTKDADFHNYGVFGELTWYAADRDRLISGARLDRASAKDFRQTIGSGMMTRPNPTADDTRADTLPSGFIRYEHDLADSPTTLYAGLGHTQRFPDYWELFSPKSGPAGSVNAFDSIKPEKTTQLDFGLQYKTESLEAWASAYIGQVHDYILFNYTPTMMGTTSQAENIDARIMGGELGAAYDFTDNWKADATLAYAWGKNSSDGSALPQMPPLDARFGLTYSEDNWSAGALWRVVAAQNRIDQNKGNVVGKDFDKTPGFGVFSLNGAYRINNNWKVSSGVDNLFGKAYAEHLNLAGNAGFGYPANDPQAIKEPGRTLWTKVDMSF
- a CDS encoding DUF2946 domain-containing protein, with amino-acid sequence MRPLSARSSRSRNQALSLTRGSWISLFAMLMIFIGPLISQSMPMDSRAMSMTMPAGMSMDMSAMEHADHATQATQATAEHCPPAPGHHVLWEKCGYCSLLFNCPALTGGVSFANFVIPPVNTFTTPSARQGHARQTFFPGARTRAPPIVA